A window from Camelus dromedarius isolate mCamDro1 chromosome 9, mCamDro1.pat, whole genome shotgun sequence encodes these proteins:
- the LOC105100150 gene encoding cytoplasmic tRNA 2-thiolation protein 1 isoform X5 codes for MPAPQCASCNKARAALRRPRSGQALCGTCFCAAFEAEVLHTVVAGRLLPPGAVVAVGASGGKDSTVLAHVLRELAPRLGISLRLVAVDEGIGGYRDAALAAVRRQAARWELPLTVVAYADLFGGWTMDAVARSTAGSGRSRSCCTFCGVLRRRALEEGARLVGATHVVTGHNADDMAETVLMNFLRGDAGRLARGGGLGSPGEGGALPRCRPLQLASQKEVVLYAHFRRLDYFSEECVYAPEAFRGHARDLLKRLEAARPSAVLDLVHSAERLALAPAARPPPPGACARCGALASRALCQACALLDGLNRGRPRLAIGKGRRGLDEDGPPREAEPEPSGPPASEPVPAF; via the exons ATGCCAGCCCCACAGTGCGCCTCCTGCAACAAGGCGCGCGCCGCCCTCCGCCGCCCGCGCTCGGGCCAGGCGCTGTGCGGCACCTGCTTCTGCGCCGCCTTCGAGGCCGAGGTGCTGCACACAGTGGTCGCGGGCCGCCTGCTGCCGCCCGGCGCCGTGGTGGCCGTGGGCGCCTCGGGCGGCAAGGACTCCACGGTACTGGCGCACGTGCTGCGCGAGCTGGCCCCGCGCCTGGGCATCTCGCTGCGCCTCGTGGCCGTGGACGAGGGCATCGGCGGCTACCGGGACGCGGCGCTGGCGGCCGTGCGGCGCCAGGCGGCGCGCTGGGAGCTCCCGCTCACCGTCGTGGCCTACGCAGACCTCTTCGGGGGCTGGACGATGGACGCCGTGGCCCGCAGCACAGCCGGCTCCGGCCGCAGCCGCTCCTGCTGCACCTTCTGCGGGGTGCTGCGGCGCCGGGCGCTGGAAGAAGGGGCGCGCCTCGTGGGAGCCACGCACGTTGTGACAG GACACAACGCCGACGACATGGCGGAGACCGTGCTCATGAACTTCCTGCGGGGCGACGCGGGCCGCCTGGCGCGGGGCGGGGGCCTGGGCTCGCCGGGCGAGGGGGGCGCGCTGCCGCGCTGCCGCCCGCTGCAGCTGGCCTCGCAGAAGGAGGTGGTGCTGTACGCGCACTTCCGCCGCCTCGACTACTTCTCCGAGGAGTGCGTGTACGCGCCCGAGGCCTTCCGCGGCCACGCGCGCGACCTGCTCAAGCGGCTGGAGGCGGCGCGGCCGTCGGCGGTGCTGGACCTCGTGCACTCGGCCGAGCGCCTGGCGCTGGCCCCGGCCGCGCGGCCCCCGCCGCCCGGCGCCTGCGCCCGCTGCGGGGCGCTGGCCAGCCGCGCGCTCTGCCAGGCCTGCGCCCTCCTGGACGGCCTGAACCGCGGCCGGCCCCGCCTGGCCATCGGCAAGGGCCGCCGGGGGCTGGACGAGGACGGGCCGCCGCGGGAGGCGGAGCCGGAGCCGTCCGGACCCCCGGCCTCCGAGCCGGTCCCCGCCTTCTAG